In Numenius arquata chromosome 30, bNumArq3.hap1.1, whole genome shotgun sequence, the following proteins share a genomic window:
- the LOC141476353 gene encoding LOW QUALITY PROTEIN: myosin-6-like (The sequence of the model RefSeq protein was modified relative to this genomic sequence to represent the inferred CDS: inserted 1 base in 1 codon), which yields MAQTRLCGGDRENQSILITRESGAGKTVNTKRVIQYLASITAIGYHKKEAANSSKGTLEDQIIQANPSLEAFGNAKTVANNNSSXLREWAGPGGGVYLLEKSRLIFQLKTKRNCHIFYQILSNKKLELLEMPTTTNPCDYRYVSQGEVTVVSIDDAKELLATDVSWSVMIGFRGSIVLTSVDE from the exons ATGGCGCAAACCCGGCTTTGTGGTGGAG ACCGTGAGAACCAATCCATCCTCATCAC CAGAGAATCCGGGGCAGGGAAGACAGTTAACACCAAAAGGGTCATCCAATACTTGGCCAGCATCACCGCCATTGGCTACCATAAGAAGGAGGCAGCCAATAGCAGCAAG GGCACCCTGGAGGACCAGatcatccaggccaacccttcCCTGGAGGCCTTCGGCAATGCCAAAACCGTTGCCAACAACAACTCCT TGCTGCGTGAGtgggcagggccggggggtgggGTCT acCTTCTGGAGAAGTCCCGCCTCATCTTCCAGCTGAAAACCAAGAGGAACTGCCACATCTTCTACCAGATCCTCTCCAACAAGAAGCTGGAGCTTCTGG AGATGCCAACCACTACCAACCCCTGTGACTACCGGTACGTCTCCCAAGGAGAGGTGActgtggtctccattgatgatgCCAAGGAGCTCTTGGCCACCGACGTAAGCTGGAG TGTGATGATTGGCTTCCGTGGGAGCATCGTTCTGACGTCGGTGGATGAATAA